Within the Arthrobacter sp. UKPF54-2 genome, the region CCGCGCTCACTTTGTGGACGGGCGCCTGCCGCGCTGCCACAGTATCCATTGCTGCCTCCATCATTGCCGCCGCCTCCGGGATCCGCGCGCCTAGGCGCGGGCTTCCTGCAGGAGCCGTTCTTCCTCGCTGGTCTGCGGGTTCCGGCCGATGGCCAGGCCCACCACCGTGACCACGGCGGACACCGCGAGGTAGCCGGCGATCAGGAACCAGTTACCGGTGGCGGCGTAAAGCGCCGTGAAGATCAGCGGGGCGACGGCGCCGCCGATCACGCCGGCCAGCGTGTAGGCCAGCGAGCTGCCGGCGTAGCGCAGCCGGGCGGGGAACTGCTCGGTGATGTAGGCGGCCTGCGGCCCGTACATAAACGCGTGGAACGCCAGGCCGATCACGACGCCGATGGTCAGCATCAGCACGGACTTGCCCTGGATCATCAGGAAGAACAGCGGGATGTAGAGGGCCGTGCCGACGGCGGCGATGCCATACACGAGGCGGCGGTTGAAGCGGTCGGTCAATGCGCCGGCGGCCGGGATCAGGGCCAGCTGGAAGGCTGAGCCGATCAGGATGGCGCCCAGGACGTTGCCGGTGGTCATGCCCAGCTGCTTGGTGGCGTAGAGGGCCACAAAGACGGTGAAGAGGGAGTACAGCACGTCGGGGCAGATGCGCGAGAGGGCGGCGGCCAGCAGGGCGCGGGGTTCCTTCGTGAAGACCTCCTTGATGGGGGCCTTGGGGGCCTCGCCGTGGGCCTGGATGGCCTTGAAGACGGGGGTTTCCTCGAGCTTAAGCCGGATCAGCAGGCCGAAGACCACCAGCAGGGCGGAGGCGAGGAAGGCCACGCGCCA harbors:
- a CDS encoding MFS transporter — its product is MTTPNQAVPTGGKNGGKKQLPPGALKAYIASLTGTSLEYYDFAIYSVASALIFPKIFFPVGDELVGLLLSFSTFAVGYLARPIGGVIFGRLGDRIGRKHVLVVTLMLIGVATVLIGVLPDYSSIGVAAPAILVLLRLAQGIGVGGEWGGAVLLSSEFGDARKRGFWSSAAQIGPPAGNLMANGVLALLAATLSNEAFLSWGWRVAFLASALLVVFGLLIRLKLEETPVFKAIQAHGEAPKAPIKEVFTKEPRALLAAALSRICPDVLYSLFTVFVALYATKQLGMTTGNVLGAILIGSAFQLALIPAAGALTDRFNRRLVYGIAAVGTALYIPLFFLMIQGKSVLMLTIGVVIGLAFHAFMYGPQAAYITEQFPARLRYAGSSLAYTLAGVIGGAVAPLIFTALYAATGNWFLIAGYLAVSAVVTVVGLAIGRNPQTSEEERLLQEARA